A section of the Marinoscillum sp. 108 genome encodes:
- a CDS encoding T9SS type A sorting domain-containing protein, with translation MNDKIRVLLMVSLVLLAETKGLASQQGPNGPGTSTTSGSTSYNWSNPSNATFDNTSAATASIVGAGNMTNTLRLTNFGFSIPVGATINGILVEIRMQGANGKTQDQTIQLRKSTGPVGTNKARKNSAWPKKNPRYIRFGGSSDLWGTTWTHSELNNTAFGIDIVAKSRNGTAAPRVEYVRITVTYNQISYYSKSTGDLHTLATWGTNTNGTGTAPSSFTADGQVFNLRNRTTAALTGNLTISGAGSKLVNGDGTNAINFTIPATFAYSGMVDVSNNATITINHLTVPTFGTISRGSNGGASTVVFGASGSQSIDGRAFHHLTISGSGTKTLTGTAGAEGKLTIGSGSTFSDGGYIFTIDGNIENSGIHQSLTDGVIIMNGTASQTLLGSAGVYGHLEIDNTSGVTLTTSTTVSGTLYLTSGALSIGANTLNLSGNTQVTGGTLTGGASSTLNITGTGSLGTLSFTSGAQSVNHFTLNRTSGDVTLSTPLTINTTLTMTSGNILNGANALTLGTSTSSRGTLNWTSGIVTGSFTRWFTNATNAGTTGLFPIGTSTDYRPARINFTSAPGTGGKLTVQFVEGHPGNAGLPLSESGGNIDRIGVTGVWGISATTLSGGLYTADFTATNFVGVDDYTKLHLLYRTNSASNWALNGTHQTTTGSNAAPVLQRTGMSGFGEYGVGGDQTDNSLPVELLYFKMLQKGNALALSWSTASELDNDYFELEQSLNGRDWLMLAQVPGHGTSDIQHDYMLETKAPSVGTYYRLTQFDFDGKMERLGTLYYTRDERNSASALNLYPNPARAGGEVCFIDHQGGEIPGTVMLRSIRGGIIRVIDQNNEGYFILPDALPSGVYLLSWTVGGKVYSSKLVVR, from the coding sequence ATGAACGATAAGATTCGGGTTTTACTTATGGTTTCGCTGGTATTATTAGCGGAAACAAAAGGTTTAGCCAGTCAACAGGGACCAAATGGCCCCGGTACGTCTACCACCTCAGGTAGTACCTCCTACAATTGGTCCAATCCCTCCAATGCAACTTTTGACAACACGAGTGCCGCTACGGCATCCATCGTTGGAGCCGGGAATATGACCAATACCTTGCGCCTGACCAATTTTGGTTTTAGCATTCCCGTGGGGGCTACCATCAATGGGATTTTGGTAGAGATCCGCATGCAGGGAGCTAACGGAAAAACACAAGACCAGACTATCCAACTCAGGAAGTCCACAGGCCCCGTCGGGACCAACAAGGCGCGCAAGAATTCGGCATGGCCAAAAAAGAATCCGAGGTATATCCGATTTGGTGGATCATCGGACCTTTGGGGAACAACCTGGACCCATAGTGAACTCAATAATACGGCTTTCGGAATAGATATAGTGGCAAAATCCCGGAATGGAACGGCCGCTCCCCGGGTGGAATATGTTCGGATTACAGTTACTTATAATCAGATATCTTATTACTCTAAGTCCACGGGTGACCTTCATACGCTGGCCACTTGGGGGACCAACACCAATGGAACAGGGACTGCTCCGTCCAGTTTCACTGCAGACGGGCAGGTGTTTAATTTGAGAAACAGGACCACCGCTGCTCTTACAGGCAACCTGACCATAAGCGGAGCTGGCAGCAAGCTGGTGAATGGAGACGGTACGAATGCTATCAATTTCACCATTCCTGCTACGTTTGCTTACTCTGGGATGGTGGACGTGTCCAATAACGCCACGATCACGATTAACCACTTGACGGTACCTACATTTGGGACCATATCCCGTGGTAGCAACGGTGGTGCCTCCACGGTGGTCTTCGGAGCTTCGGGTAGCCAGAGTATTGATGGCAGAGCGTTTCATCACCTGACCATATCGGGCTCTGGTACTAAAACGCTGACTGGCACAGCGGGGGCAGAGGGGAAACTGACCATTGGTAGTGGTAGTACTTTTTCTGATGGCGGATACATTTTTACCATCGATGGAAATATTGAGAATTCGGGCATCCACCAGAGCCTGACCGATGGGGTGATCATTATGAACGGCACTGCCAGCCAGACCCTCCTGGGCTCAGCGGGAGTCTATGGTCATTTGGAGATCGATAATACGTCCGGAGTGACCCTCACGACGAGCACAACCGTTTCGGGCACCTTATATTTGACCTCCGGAGCACTTTCCATAGGTGCCAATACGCTAAATCTCTCCGGAAATACTCAGGTGACCGGTGGCACTTTGACAGGTGGAGCCAGCTCCACGCTGAATATTACCGGAACCGGATCATTGGGAACGCTCAGCTTCACTTCCGGAGCTCAGTCTGTTAATCATTTCACTTTAAACCGCACTTCGGGAGATGTAACACTGTCTACTCCACTGACGATCAATACCACACTGACAATGACCTCAGGAAACATCCTCAATGGAGCCAATGCTTTGACACTGGGCACTTCTACTTCTTCCAGAGGGACACTTAACTGGACTTCCGGGATTGTGACGGGTTCTTTTACCAGGTGGTTTACCAATGCCACCAACGCCGGTACCACAGGCCTGTTTCCCATAGGCACATCCACCGATTACCGACCTGCCAGGATCAACTTCACCTCAGCTCCGGGTACCGGAGGTAAGCTGACCGTACAGTTTGTGGAAGGACACCCGGGAAATGCCGGTCTTCCGCTTTCAGAGTCAGGGGGCAATATCGACAGGATAGGGGTGACAGGAGTATGGGGCATATCGGCTACTACCCTGAGTGGCGGACTCTATACGGCTGATTTTACAGCCACCAACTTTGTGGGTGTGGATGATTATACCAAGTTGCACCTGCTTTACCGAACCAATTCTGCTTCCAATTGGGCACTCAATGGCACCCATCAAACCACCACCGGTTCGAATGCTGCGCCCGTTTTACAGCGCACGGGCATGTCGGGATTCGGTGAGTATGGCGTGGGGGGTGACCAGACCGATAATAGCCTGCCTGTGGAGTTGCTTTATTTTAAAATGCTCCAAAAGGGAAATGCACTGGCGCTGAGTTGGTCTACGGCCTCCGAGCTGGACAATGATTACTTTGAATTGGAGCAAAGCCTGAACGGTAGAGACTGGCTAATGCTGGCACAAGTGCCGGGGCATGGCACCTCTGATATACAGCACGATTATATGCTGGAAACAAAGGCTCCCAGTGTAGGGACGTACTATCGTCTGACCCAGTTTGACTTTGACGGGAAAATGGAACGACTTGGCACATTGTACTACACCAGGGATGAGCGGAATTCCGCGAGTGCTTTGAACTTATATCCCAATCCGGCAAGAGCAGGTGGCGAAGTGTGTTTTATTGACCATCAAGGCGGAGAAATCCCGGGTACTGTTATGCTCCGAAGCATC